In Numida meleagris isolate 19003 breed g44 Domestic line chromosome 3, NumMel1.0, whole genome shotgun sequence, the following are encoded in one genomic region:
- the GCM1 gene encoding chorion-specific transcription factor GCMa: MLKAADNVAMKQEDSASQNEEISSWDINDIKLPQDVRQTDWFQEWPDSYVKRIYSSEDKNAQRHHSSWAMRNTNNHNSRILKKSCLGVVVCGNDCSTVDGRKIYLRPAICDKARQKQQRKCCPNCNGPLRLLSCRGHGGYPVTNFWRHEGQFIFFQSKGAHDHPRPETKLEAEARRSVQKAHTAFSPPSPTLIRLQEMKSLTGEMTTQKALPLLLSKPDPCMLPASFGGCLSTSSLEQTAGCCMEQLPYPRAAGEHVEGGVHPAHGGSCTQAWSSPLHIPSVPPVMKGGHNPFRPSAGPLGEENSEGKAPLAYNLPPPSYPLPQHGPGLGGSHQHHQHLPALLKGSHGDVEEGRHCTNHSYCNNLFCNLYPLR; the protein is encoded by the exons ATGCTGAAGGCTGCAGACAATGTTGCTATGAAGCAGGAGGACTCTGCTTcccaaaatgaagaaatatcaAGTTGGGATATCAATGACATCAAACTTCCCCAG GATGTGAGACAGACGGACTGGTTTCAAGAATGGCCAGATTCCTACGTGAAACGTATTTACAGCTCAGAGGATAAAAATGCTCAGAGACACCACAGTAGCTGGGCAATGAGAAACACCAACAACCACAACTCCCGTATCTTAAAGAAGTCCTGCCTTGGGGTGGTGGTCTGCGGCAACGACTGCTCCACTGTGGATGGCAGGAAGATCTACTTGAGGCCAGCCATATGCGACAAAGCTAGGCAAAAACAACAGC GGAAATGCTGCCCAAACTGCAATGGACCCCTGAGGCTCCTTTCCTGCCGAGGCCATGGGGGTTACCCAGTCACCAACTTCTGGAGGCATGAAGGCCAGTTCATATTTTTTCAG TCCAAAGGGGCTCATGACCATCCACGTCCAGAAACAAAGCTAGAAGCAGAAGCAAGGAGATCCGTCCaaaaagcacacacagcttTTTCTCCACCTTCTCCAACACTAATAAGACTCCAGGAGATGAAG TCTCTGACAGGTGAGATGACTACCCAGAAGGCTTTGCCTTTGCTCCTTTCCAAGCCGGACCCGTGTATGCTACCTGCCAGTTTCGGGGGATGCTTAAGCACAAGCTCCCTGGAGCAGACAGCAGGATGCTGCATGGAACAGCTGCCGTACCCGAGGGCAGCTGGGGAGCATGTGGAAGGCGGGGTGCACCCTGCCCATGGCGGCTCGTGCACACAGGCCTGGAGCAGCCCCCTGCACATCCCCAGTGTGCCGCCAGTGATGAAGGGTGGCCACAATCCTTTCAGGCCCAGTGCTGGCCCTCTGGGCGAGGAAAACAGTGAGGGAAAAGCCCCCCTGGCCTACAACCTCCCCCCTCCATCATATCCTCTGCCTCAGCATGGGCCCGGCCTGGGGGGCTcacaccagcaccaccagcacctcccagcGCTCCTCAAGGGAAGCCATGGTGACGTGGAAGAGGGAAGGCACTGCACGAACCACAGCTACTGTAACAACCTGTTTTGCAACCTGTACCCATTACGGTGA